The following proteins come from a genomic window of Candidatus Saccharibacteria bacterium oral taxon 488:
- a CDS encoding TIGR00730 family Rossman fold protein, whose translation MTPQNTCIPRDVQLQAAMFRLGKMEDEIQSGYEILRKYQKTITIFGSARTDPNSAYYHAAKETAERLAKLGYAIVSGGGHGIMGAANEGANKAVQEGARAAGGESIAFNIRLPHEQEVNKYATEVFEFQHFAPRKIVMTMFANAYIYFPGGFGTLDELAEILTLIQTEKANRAPVILFDTAFWSDLDAFFRNHMLAEGAIVEKDLDIYTITDSVDEIIELVQANKTYC comes from the coding sequence ATGACTCCACAAAATACATGTATTCCGCGTGACGTACAGCTACAAGCTGCGATGTTCCGTCTTGGCAAGATGGAAGACGAAATCCAGAGCGGCTACGAAATTCTCCGAAAATATCAGAAAACAATAACCATCTTTGGCTCGGCGCGCACCGACCCGAATAGCGCCTATTACCATGCCGCGAAAGAAACAGCCGAGCGGCTAGCCAAGCTCGGTTACGCTATTGTTTCTGGTGGTGGACACGGCATCATGGGCGCCGCCAACGAAGGCGCTAATAAGGCCGTCCAAGAGGGAGCGCGAGCTGCTGGCGGCGAGTCGATCGCGTTCAATATCCGCCTGCCGCATGAACAGGAAGTCAATAAGTATGCTACCGAGGTGTTTGAGTTTCAGCACTTTGCCCCGCGAAAGATCGTCATGACCATGTTTGCTAATGCCTATATTTATTTCCCAGGCGGCTTCGGTACATTGGATGAACTGGCGGAGATATTGACGCTAATCCAGACTGAAAAAGCTAACCGCGCGCCAGTGATCTTGTTTGACACAGCATTTTGGAGCGATTTGGATGCCTTTTTCCGCAATCATATGCTGGCTGAGGGAGCTATCGTTGAGAAAGACCTGGATATTTATACTATCACCGATAGCGTTGACGAGATCATTGAGCTGGTACAAGCAAATAAGACCTATTGCTGA
- a CDS encoding sugar kinase, with product MARIITVGAGVQDVFLSQSDALAPVCDSPERCFAKLELGAKADVNQIHFSTGGGATNAAVTFARQGHEVMFLGVVGRDPAGQAVLDDLDAENVDTRYVRFSQKYNTGYSVLLLAPNGERTILTYRGASTHYHAADFTVADIEADWLYVSTLAGQMTVLDKVFREARAAGMKICFNPGKRELAQREKLMGLLDDVEVLALNKEEMQQLVPGDDLEQLVRRAKELVPVVLLTDGVNGSMASDGVTIVRAAMYEDVPAIDRTGAGDAFASGFLSQWAHGAQLKDAVVFASANSSSVVNHIGAKTGILYQGARLHAMPLSEKEF from the coding sequence ATGGCAAGAATTATTACTGTTGGTGCTGGTGTGCAGGATGTTTTTTTAAGCCAGTCAGACGCCTTGGCTCCGGTGTGCGACAGTCCAGAACGTTGTTTTGCTAAGTTAGAACTTGGTGCCAAGGCCGACGTCAACCAGATCCATTTTTCGACGGGTGGGGGTGCGACGAATGCCGCGGTAACCTTTGCCAGGCAGGGCCACGAAGTGATGTTTTTGGGCGTTGTCGGCCGTGATCCGGCTGGCCAAGCAGTGCTGGATGATCTGGACGCCGAGAATGTTGATACGCGATATGTTCGATTTTCCCAAAAATACAATACGGGCTACTCGGTATTGTTATTGGCGCCAAATGGTGAACGGACAATTTTGACGTATCGCGGCGCATCAACGCATTATCACGCGGCTGATTTTACCGTGGCGGATATTGAGGCTGATTGGTTGTATGTATCAACATTAGCAGGTCAGATGACGGTCTTGGATAAGGTATTTCGTGAGGCGCGAGCAGCTGGTATGAAAATTTGCTTTAATCCAGGCAAGCGAGAGCTAGCACAGCGCGAGAAGTTAATGGGACTGCTGGATGATGTGGAGGTATTGGCACTGAACAAAGAAGAGATGCAACAGTTAGTGCCGGGTGATGATCTGGAACAGCTGGTGCGGCGAGCAAAAGAGCTCGTGCCGGTGGTGTTGCTGACAGACGGCGTGAATGGCTCGATGGCGTCTGATGGTGTAACGATTGTCAGAGCAGCGATGTACGAGGATGTGCCAGCAATTGATCGGACTGGCGCAGGTGATGCATTTGCCAGTGGCTTTTTGAGTCAGTGGGCTCATGGCGCCCAGCTGAAGGACGCAGTAGTATTTGCCAGCGCAAATTCAAGCTCGGTCGTCAATCATATTGGTGCTAAAACTGGTATCTTATATCAAGGTGCGCGACTACATGCCATGCCACTAAGCGAAAAGGAGTTTTAA
- a CDS encoding class II fructose-bisphosphate aldolase: protein MGLTISDIRRNTTHARHLMQRTRAQHFAVGAFNIDNQETLIAVARAAQKLQSPVLVEVSDAEVKAMGLENVRDLVDNYKAEYGIEMYLNLDHGPTVEGCKRAIDAGYEFVHIDISQANHDASDEEIIAKTREVVEYAKFTGALVEAEPHYFWGSSNVHTEAIDYEEIKKTFSTPEGARDFVEATGIDTFAAAIGNLHGLYPVPKVLDLELLGRIREALHCQISLHGGSGTPLHYFEDAAKIGVSKININSDMRYAFRTTLEKTLRENPNEYAIVKLMPPVYAAVQEVVETKIQAFGSAGKAVV from the coding sequence ATGGGACTGACAATTTCTGACATTCGGCGCAATACCACGCATGCGCGCCATTTGATGCAGCGGACACGGGCGCAACATTTTGCGGTCGGGGCGTTTAATATTGATAATCAAGAAACGCTGATCGCGGTAGCGCGCGCGGCGCAGAAACTCCAATCGCCGGTGCTGGTCGAAGTGTCCGACGCCGAGGTGAAGGCTATGGGTCTAGAAAACGTGCGCGATCTGGTGGATAATTATAAGGCTGAATATGGCATCGAGATGTATTTGAACTTGGATCACGGGCCAACGGTGGAGGGATGCAAGCGGGCGATTGACGCGGGTTATGAGTTTGTGCATATCGATATTTCCCAGGCAAATCACGATGCCTCGGACGAGGAAATCATTGCCAAAACTCGTGAGGTTGTCGAGTACGCCAAGTTCACCGGCGCGTTGGTGGAAGCCGAGCCGCATTATTTTTGGGGTTCGTCAAATGTCCACACCGAGGCGATTGACTATGAAGAAATTAAGAAAACCTTTTCCACGCCAGAAGGCGCGCGTGATTTCGTAGAGGCGACGGGAATTGACACTTTTGCGGCGGCGATTGGTAATTTGCACGGGTTGTATCCGGTGCCGAAAGTTTTGGATTTGGAATTATTAGGACGCATCCGCGAAGCGCTGCACTGCCAGATTTCGCTTCATGGCGGATCAGGCACGCCGCTGCATTATTTTGAGGACGCAGCAAAAATTGGCGTCTCTAAAATCAACATCAACTCCGACATGCGCTACGCTTTCCGCACCACACTGGAAAAAACCTTGCGTGAAAATCCAAATGAATATGCCATCGTTAAGCTGATGCCACCGGTGTACGCAGCCGTTCAGGAAGTAGTTGAGACGAAAATTCAGGCCTTCGGTTCAGCCGGAAAGGCGGTGGTGTAA
- a CDS encoding transketolase family protein — MSVLRDNWRAGNTASMRLSFGHGLVHTAMNNSQVVALSADLAESVGFGEFAEQIGAPRFIEVGVAEQNLVTVASGLAAMGNIPFAASYAAFSPGRNWEQIRTTICLNNQPVKLVGSHAGLNVGADGATHQMLEDIALMRSLPNMVVLAPGDAYEAEIMAAVMATDPRPNYVRLPRADMPLFLDGEVAISQASVLRQGTDVALLGTGTMTYQLLMAAEQLAYAGVQAEVVHFSTIKPLDEAAVVAAAQKCGRVVTAEEGQIAGGFGSAVAEVLGEKLPVKIKRIGVRDQFGESGSVAELWQKHGLDVETIVRHVKDNLSFI; from the coding sequence ATGAGTGTGTTGCGGGACAATTGGCGCGCGGGAAATACCGCGTCGATGCGGCTTAGTTTTGGCCATGGGCTAGTTCACACAGCAATGAACAATAGTCAAGTTGTTGCGCTAAGCGCCGACTTGGCAGAAAGTGTTGGCTTTGGCGAGTTTGCCGAGCAAATTGGTGCACCGCGATTTATTGAGGTTGGTGTGGCAGAGCAAAATCTGGTAACAGTAGCCTCAGGGTTAGCAGCGATGGGTAATATCCCGTTTGCGGCCAGTTATGCGGCGTTCAGTCCGGGGCGTAATTGGGAACAAATTCGGACGACGATTTGCCTGAATAACCAGCCGGTCAAGCTGGTCGGTTCACATGCCGGGCTGAATGTCGGTGCGGACGGGGCAACGCACCAAATGCTGGAGGATATCGCGCTGATGCGGAGCCTGCCAAACATGGTGGTCTTGGCGCCAGGTGATGCCTACGAGGCCGAAATAATGGCGGCAGTGATGGCGACTGATCCGCGGCCAAATTATGTGCGGTTGCCGCGGGCCGATATGCCGCTGTTTTTGGATGGGGAAGTGGCGATTAGCCAGGCGTCTGTACTGCGGCAGGGTACCGATGTGGCGTTACTAGGTACTGGCACGATGACCTATCAACTCCTCATGGCGGCAGAACAATTGGCGTACGCCGGCGTTCAGGCAGAAGTCGTGCATTTTAGCACTATTAAACCGCTGGACGAAGCAGCGGTCGTTGCCGCCGCCCAAAAATGCGGCCGTGTGGTGACAGCGGAAGAAGGGCAAATCGCCGGCGGATTTGGCAGCGCGGTGGCGGAAGTACTCGGCGAGAAATTGCCAGTCAAAATAAAGCGCATCGGCGTCCGCGACCAGTTCGGCGAAAGCGGCTCGGTAGCTGAATTATGGCAAAAGCATGGACTTGATGTTGAAACAATTGTCCGGCACGTAAAAGATAACCTGTCATTTATTTAG
- a CDS encoding transketolase encodes MSQLTTGQLEKKAQELRQLIIRQVTAAGSGHVAGPLGFADVMAVLYFRILRLRPEEPDRPDRDLFVMSNGHYAPLLYAAMAMRGFLSESELMSLRQFGSRLQGHPERVKLSGLETTSGPLGCGLSQAAGMAYHLQYLQNSERFLYCSLGDGELDEGNIWEVAMFAAKYKLGRLIAIIDRNNIQIGGDTEQVMPLDDLGEKWRSFGWQAQEIDGHDMTQIIAAVEVAQAVREQPSVIIAHTIPGRGVDFMEGDYRWHGKAPNAEQAAAALAKLGLSAGKQSEGAVGA; translated from the coding sequence ATGAGCCAACTCACGACTGGCCAGCTAGAAAAGAAGGCGCAAGAGTTACGGCAGCTGATTATTCGCCAAGTGACGGCTGCTGGCAGCGGTCATGTGGCAGGGCCGCTGGGGTTTGCTGATGTGATGGCAGTGCTGTATTTTCGGATTCTTAGATTGCGGCCAGAAGAACCGGATCGGCCTGATCGCGATCTGTTCGTCATGAGCAATGGCCATTATGCGCCGCTGCTATACGCAGCGATGGCGATGCGCGGATTTTTATCGGAATCAGAGTTAATGAGTTTGCGGCAGTTTGGCTCGCGGCTACAAGGCCATCCGGAGCGGGTGAAATTATCAGGGCTAGAGACGACCAGCGGGCCGCTTGGCTGCGGTCTCAGTCAGGCTGCCGGTATGGCGTATCATTTGCAGTATTTGCAGAATTCGGAGCGCTTCTTATATTGTAGTTTAGGCGACGGTGAACTTGATGAGGGTAATATTTGGGAAGTGGCGATGTTTGCAGCCAAGTATAAATTAGGCCGGCTAATAGCCATCATTGATCGTAATAATATTCAAATTGGCGGCGATACTGAGCAGGTCATGCCGCTGGATGATTTGGGCGAGAAATGGCGCAGTTTCGGCTGGCAGGCGCAGGAAATTGACGGGCATGACATGACACAAATTATCGCGGCGGTTGAAGTGGCGCAGGCAGTACGCGAGCAGCCGAGCGTGATTATCGCGCATACGATACCCGGGCGCGGCGTTGATTTTATGGAGGGTGATTATCGGTGGCACGGCAAGGCGCCAAATGCTGAGCAGGCCGCTGCGGCGCTGGCAAAATTGGGTCTATCAGCCGGGAAACAGTCGGAAGGAGCAGTAGGCGCATGA
- a CDS encoding RpiB/LacA/LacB family sugar-phosphate isomerase produces MKIYLGSDHCGFALKEKVFAYLAKSGYAVEDVGGRELNPDDDFPQFAAAAALRVIGDGEDDPRAILICGGGQGMCMAANRFKGIRASVIWDAHEARMTRRDNNSNVLCLPARVLEDNEAAWKGIVETWLNTAYADAPRYNRRNAQLDEIV; encoded by the coding sequence ATGAAGATTTATCTTGGTTCAGATCATTGCGGGTTTGCGCTGAAAGAAAAAGTATTTGCGTATTTGGCGAAAAGTGGCTACGCAGTCGAGGATGTCGGTGGTCGTGAGCTTAATCCTGATGACGACTTTCCACAGTTTGCGGCAGCGGCAGCGCTGCGAGTGATTGGTGATGGCGAGGATGATCCACGGGCAATTTTAATTTGCGGCGGCGGTCAGGGTATGTGTATGGCGGCGAATCGTTTTAAGGGGATCCGCGCCAGTGTTATTTGGGATGCACATGAGGCGAGGATGACGCGGCGTGACAATAATTCGAATGTATTATGCCTGCCGGCTAGGGTCCTCGAGGATAACGAAGCTGCCTGGAAGGGCATTGTTGAAACGTGGCTCAATACTGCATACGCGGATGCCCCGCGGTATAATCGGCGCAATGCGCAACTGGATGAAATCGTATGA
- a CDS encoding HNH endonuclease, whose amino-acid sequence MATRKIRRRQITVLLVTAVVGAVVWAVQLQQPRVAPTSPSMQRQLFGDSNAQAELAKLEVKGRASKTGYSRKQFSDGWGKMSGCSVREVILARDLTETKIDDKCRVLAGTLRDPYTGRTIKFQRGPETSSKVQIDHVVALSDAWQKGAQQLPREEREKLANDPLNLLAADGPANQAKGDGDAATWLPPNKPFRCQYIERQVAIKRKYRLWVTNAEKEAMGKVLAGCGST is encoded by the coding sequence ATGGCAACGAGGAAAATTAGACGGCGGCAGATAACGGTACTGCTTGTCACGGCGGTAGTGGGTGCAGTAGTGTGGGCGGTGCAGCTACAGCAGCCGCGGGTTGCGCCGACTTCGCCGTCTATGCAGCGGCAATTATTTGGTGATTCAAACGCTCAGGCGGAGTTAGCTAAACTAGAGGTTAAAGGTCGCGCATCCAAAACGGGCTATAGCCGCAAACAATTTAGTGATGGTTGGGGCAAAATGAGCGGCTGTTCGGTGCGCGAGGTGATCCTGGCGCGGGATCTAACGGAAACAAAAATTGATGATAAATGTCGCGTGTTGGCCGGGACACTACGTGACCCGTATACCGGCCGGACGATCAAGTTTCAGCGCGGGCCAGAGACTTCGTCGAAAGTACAAATTGATCACGTGGTGGCGTTAAGTGATGCGTGGCAGAAAGGTGCACAGCAACTACCACGTGAGGAACGAGAAAAATTGGCAAACGACCCGCTGAATTTGTTGGCTGCTGACGGTCCGGCCAACCAAGCCAAAGGCGATGGCGACGCGGCAACCTGGCTGCCTCCTAACAAACCGTTTCGCTGTCAGTACATTGAACGGCAGGTGGCGATCAAGCGTAAATATCGTCTGTGGGTAACAAATGCAGAAAAAGAGGCGATGGGTAAGGTGTTGGCTGGCTGCGGCTCGACGTAA
- a CDS encoding M1 family metallopeptidase — protein sequence MKTVPRLLDTFMPHHYALTLDLTHAEEKSFSGSVIISGESTSELISLHTKDLTIHSALIDDQPAEFSHGEFDELRLSYPELSNGEHTVCIKFSGAITDAMHGLYPCYFTHDGVKKQLFATQFESHHAREVFPCVDEPAAKATYDVTLVTAPKLTVLGNMPVTESSEKDGTLITTFATTPRMSSYLLAFVVGELHKKTTHTASDVEVNVWATPAQSEDTLDFALDIATRSIDFYDEYFGVPYPLPKSDHVALPDFSSGAMENWGLITYRESCLLADPKLTPESSKRFIATVIAHELSHQWFGNLVTMQWWNDLWLNESFANMMEYVAVDALHPEWRMWEDFATSEVTAALRRDSLDGVQPVQADVNHPDEISTLFDPAIVYAKGGRLLVMVRRLIGEEAFRSGLKSYFEKFAYKNTIGNDLWQELETASGQPIVKLMNAWISQPGLPIVQVEQDSSGEQSTVTLRQERFFIGDHQPSDALWPIPLFANQPLDDILTEREKTFTANGDVRLNCGLNGHFVTHYDSATRDRLIEKAAELSTLDKICLLQDMTLLARSGRESSAALLPLARVFQHETNERVFNKAGTNLVELRKFVDDSEAGRARLKQISVEFARDTFMELGWDEQDGESDDDRERRTAALGLMLYGEDSAALAEAKQRFNETNLGDLPAEIRPLIINANVRHFETPEMIDKLFTIYQNTPSADLQVDIALSLTSTKNPATAERILVAIKDANIIRPQDASRWFIYLIRTRENRQIAWNWLKENWSWVKDTFGGDKSYDNFIRYAASALLTRDELNDFTKFTKPLRAEPALTRTIDLGIREIAGRVALIERDQAAVIDALN from the coding sequence ATGAAAACAGTTCCACGCCTACTCGACACCTTTATGCCACATCATTACGCATTAACTCTTGATCTGACGCACGCCGAAGAAAAATCTTTTTCTGGCTCGGTAATTATTTCTGGCGAGTCAACTAGTGAATTGATTTCGCTGCACACCAAAGACTTGACCATTCATTCAGCGTTGATTGACGATCAGCCAGCCGAGTTTTCTCACGGTGAATTTGATGAATTACGCCTGTCGTACCCAGAGTTGTCCAATGGTGAGCACACGGTTTGCATCAAATTTTCTGGCGCTATCACCGACGCCATGCACGGGCTGTATCCGTGTTACTTTACGCATGACGGCGTCAAAAAGCAATTGTTTGCCACCCAATTTGAATCACACCACGCCCGCGAGGTATTCCCATGCGTTGATGAGCCAGCTGCCAAAGCAACCTATGACGTAACGCTCGTCACTGCTCCGAAGCTAACCGTCCTTGGCAATATGCCCGTCACTGAATCATCCGAAAAGGACGGCACGCTGATAACAACTTTTGCCACCACGCCACGAATGAGCAGCTACCTACTTGCTTTTGTTGTCGGTGAGCTACACAAAAAGACCACTCATACCGCCTCTGATGTTGAGGTAAACGTCTGGGCAACACCGGCTCAGAGCGAGGATACTCTTGATTTTGCGCTAGACATTGCTACTCGCTCAATTGATTTTTATGATGAGTATTTCGGCGTGCCATATCCGCTGCCAAAATCAGACCACGTGGCACTGCCAGATTTCTCGTCAGGCGCCATGGAAAACTGGGGGCTAATCACCTACCGCGAAAGCTGCTTGCTGGCTGACCCAAAATTAACACCGGAGTCGTCCAAGCGCTTCATCGCCACCGTCATCGCCCACGAACTCAGCCACCAGTGGTTCGGTAACCTGGTAACGATGCAATGGTGGAACGACCTGTGGCTGAATGAGAGTTTCGCCAATATGATGGAATACGTAGCAGTCGACGCGCTACATCCTGAATGGCGGATGTGGGAGGATTTTGCAACGAGTGAAGTCACTGCGGCACTGCGGCGCGATAGCCTGGACGGCGTACAGCCCGTGCAGGCCGATGTTAATCACCCAGATGAGATTAGCACCCTGTTCGACCCGGCGATTGTCTATGCCAAAGGCGGACGGCTATTAGTGATGGTACGGCGGCTGATCGGCGAGGAAGCGTTCCGTTCTGGGCTAAAATCGTATTTTGAAAAATTTGCATATAAAAACACTATTGGCAACGATTTATGGCAAGAATTGGAAACTGCCAGCGGACAGCCGATTGTTAAATTGATGAATGCCTGGATTTCTCAGCCAGGGTTGCCGATTGTACAGGTCGAGCAGGATAGTTCTGGCGAGCAGTCCACTGTCACCTTACGCCAAGAACGATTTTTCATCGGCGATCACCAGCCGTCCGATGCCCTGTGGCCGATTCCGCTGTTCGCCAATCAGCCGCTTGATGATATTCTGACCGAGCGCGAGAAAACATTTACGGCAAATGGCGATGTTCGGCTAAACTGCGGACTGAACGGACATTTCGTAACGCACTACGACTCAGCAACGCGAGACCGATTGATCGAAAAGGCGGCAGAATTATCGACGTTAGATAAAATTTGCTTACTGCAAGACATGACGTTGTTAGCGCGGTCTGGACGAGAAAGTTCGGCGGCGCTGCTGCCGCTGGCACGCGTTTTTCAGCACGAGACCAATGAAAGAGTCTTTAATAAAGCCGGGACAAATTTGGTGGAATTACGCAAATTCGTCGATGACAGTGAAGCAGGACGCGCTCGGCTAAAGCAGATTTCTGTTGAATTTGCCCGCGATACATTCATGGAACTTGGCTGGGATGAGCAGGACGGCGAGTCTGATGACGATCGCGAGCGGCGCACGGCAGCGCTAGGTTTGATGTTATACGGCGAGGACTCAGCAGCACTCGCGGAGGCCAAGCAACGCTTTAATGAGACTAACCTAGGTGATTTACCAGCTGAAATTCGGCCGCTGATCATCAATGCCAATGTCAGACATTTTGAGACGCCAGAAATGATTGACAAGCTTTTTACGATATATCAGAATACGCCGTCAGCCGACCTGCAGGTTGACATCGCGCTAAGCTTGACCTCGACGAAGAATCCAGCAACCGCCGAACGAATTTTAGTAGCAATAAAAGATGCTAATATTATCCGCCCGCAAGACGCCAGCCGTTGGTTTATTTATCTGATCCGCACGCGGGAAAACCGGCAAATTGCCTGGAACTGGCTGAAAGAAAATTGGTCGTGGGTGAAAGACACCTTTGGCGGCGATAAAAGCTACGATAATTTTATCCGCTACGCCGCCAGCGCTCTGTTGACCCGCGATGAGCTAAACGACTTCACCAAATTCACTAAGCCGCTGCGCGCCGAACCGGCCCTAACCCGCACCATTGATCTGGGCATCCGCGAGATTGCCGGCAGAGTAGCACTGATTGAGCGAGATCAGGCGGCGGTTATTGATGCGCTTAATTAA